Within Desulfovibrio sp. JC022, the genomic segment AAGGTGCTTTTCCAATCGTTTCTGCCAGAGACAAAATCCATTGTGATCCCAATACAAAATCTTGATAATGCTGCGAGTGCGGTTGCAGAAAACAAATAGCTGGCCAGAAAACACGTCGAGCTCAAGATGGTCAGCAACTATCATGGATAAACCGTTGATGGCTTTGCGCATGTCAGTGACACCGAGCACCAGCCAGACGCGAGTCTGGGAATCGAAGAAATTCACGATAGCCGACCCAGTACATGAAATATTTTATCCAGTGATTCTGGAGCGAAGTCAGCAGGGATTTCTAATCGTAATCCGTGCCATGCATGAATAATGATTGGTTGGGGATTCTTTGCCAGACTATTTTCATGTGCGATTGATACTGCTACAACCTTCTGGTCTTCTAAAGAATTTCCTCTGTTTTCAAATTTTAGTTTCCAATATCCGAGGACTCTCTGCGAAATCCCTACCTGCCTACAAAA encodes:
- the tnpB gene encoding IS66 family insertion sequence element accessory protein TnpB (TnpB, as the term is used for proteins encoded by IS66 family insertion elements, is considered an accessory protein, since TnpC, encoded by a neighboring gene, is a DDE family transposase.) produces the protein MNFFDSQTRVWLVLGVTDMRKAINGLSMIVADHLELDVFSGQLFVFCNRTRSIIKILYWDHNGFCLWQKRLEKHLFSWPESEGEVMELGSRELKWLLDGLDPLQAQGHPRLGYSTLN